One window of the Streptomyces sp. NBC_00536 genome contains the following:
- a CDS encoding type IV secretory system conjugative DNA transfer family protein, protein MMTENDRAWAVGGSLFGGVVLLSASTYAGAAAGALVTGDDVAPAAPLTVYRMATDWASVWEHSQTASAVGAALFDVVVVALVVWGLRVAVRWFRNASSLATLHQVRELAPKAAARTATRLRASLKDVKPKELEARDRGVLLGDHLPSGVELRGSDEDTYVAIMAPRAGKSTSLAVPVADEAPGALLMTSNKADVYAATVKSRGQVGETFLFDTQGVAQAERGVWVDLVAQAETLEGAERLASHFVNQITSEQADPFWSQAAGDLLTGLFRAAWWEGATVREVMRWLADPKEKAPLRVLYQHEPVLAEQVDSSINIAEETQSGIYQNARTAMGALRDEKVLAWVTPDKSGRPRFDPETFATSHDTLYLLSKKGGPSSALVAAVADAVFTAGTEAGERHGGRLPEPMRAVLDEAANICKIADLPDLYSHLGSRGITPFVILQSYRQGVRAWGEVGMDSMWSAATKKLIGVGIDDAKFAQDISTLTGAHYVERGSYSKGKEGYSRSYSEQREQVLDPAEIRAMRKGTALLMSTGMPVAQIGLRPWYAEKAMAHIGPQMKAEEAAITKRAVAAYEERKAARRG, encoded by the coding sequence ATGATGACGGAGAACGACCGGGCGTGGGCGGTCGGCGGCAGTCTGTTCGGCGGGGTGGTGCTGCTGTCCGCGTCCACCTACGCAGGGGCCGCGGCCGGCGCGCTCGTCACCGGCGATGACGTGGCGCCCGCCGCGCCGCTGACCGTCTACCGGATGGCGACGGACTGGGCCTCGGTGTGGGAGCACTCGCAGACCGCTTCGGCTGTCGGCGCCGCGCTCTTCGACGTGGTTGTCGTGGCCCTGGTCGTCTGGGGTCTGCGGGTCGCCGTCCGCTGGTTCCGCAACGCCAGCAGCCTGGCCACCTTGCACCAGGTCCGCGAGCTCGCCCCCAAGGCGGCGGCCCGCACCGCGACCCGGCTGCGCGCCTCCCTGAAGGACGTGAAGCCGAAGGAACTGGAGGCCCGGGACCGGGGCGTGCTGCTCGGCGACCACCTGCCGTCCGGTGTCGAGCTGCGCGGGTCGGACGAGGATACCTACGTCGCGATCATGGCGCCGCGCGCGGGCAAGTCCACCTCCCTGGCGGTTCCGGTCGCCGACGAGGCGCCGGGCGCGCTGCTGATGACGTCGAATAAGGCGGACGTCTACGCCGCCACGGTCAAGAGCCGCGGCCAGGTCGGCGAGACGTTCCTCTTCGACACCCAGGGTGTCGCGCAGGCCGAACGGGGCGTATGGGTCGACCTGGTCGCCCAGGCCGAGACGTTGGAGGGCGCCGAGCGGCTGGCCAGCCACTTCGTCAACCAGATCACGAGCGAGCAGGCCGATCCCTTCTGGAGCCAGGCCGCTGGCGACCTCCTCACCGGGCTTTTCCGGGCGGCATGGTGGGAGGGCGCCACCGTCCGGGAGGTCATGCGGTGGCTCGCCGACCCGAAGGAAAAGGCGCCGTTGCGCGTGCTCTACCAGCACGAGCCGGTGCTTGCCGAACAAGTTGACTCTTCAATTAATATTGCCGAGGAGACGCAGTCCGGTATTTACCAGAACGCCCGAACTGCCATGGGTGCGTTGCGAGATGAGAAAGTCCTTGCGTGGGTCACTCCGGACAAGAGCGGTCGGCCGCGCTTCGACCCCGAGACGTTCGCGACCAGCCATGACACCCTCTACCTGCTCAGCAAGAAGGGCGGACCGTCCAGCGCCCTGGTGGCCGCGGTCGCGGACGCCGTTTTCACGGCCGGCACCGAGGCGGGCGAACGCCACGGCGGCCGCCTGCCCGAACCGATGCGCGCCGTTCTCGATGAGGCGGCCAACATTTGCAAGATCGCGGACTTGCCCGACCTCTACTCCCACCTGGGATCCCGCGGCATCACGCCGTTCGTGATCCTCCAGTCCTACCGCCAGGGCGTACGGGCATGGGGCGAGGTCGGCATGGACTCCATGTGGAGCGCAGCCACGAAGAAGCTGATCGGCGTCGGGATCGACGACGCCAAGTTCGCCCAGGACATCTCGACTCTGACCGGCGCGCACTACGTCGAGCGCGGCAGCTACTCGAAGGGCAAGGAGGGCTACTCCCGCAGCTACAGCGAGCAGCGCGAGCAGGTCCTGGACCCGGCCGAGATCCGCGCCATGAGGAAGGGCACCGCGCTGCTGATGTCGACGGGCATGCCCGTCGCGCAGATCGGCCTGCGGCCCTGGTACGCGGAGAAGGCCATGGCGCACATCGGGCCGCAGATGAAGGCGGAGGAGGCGGCGATCACCAAGCGGGCCGTGGCCGCGTACG